From Micropterus dolomieu isolate WLL.071019.BEF.003 ecotype Adirondacks linkage group LG06, ASM2129224v1, whole genome shotgun sequence:
ACCAGCCATAGTGTTTGTAGCAGTGCCTGGTTTGGCACAGAAATATGTAGGTCTGGTTCAGCATTTTGAGAAATaggcttattcgctttcttgccaagagttggatgagaggattgatatcactctcatgttggtacagtaaatatgaagttacagccagcagccagttagcttagcacaaagacaagaaacagggggaaacagctagtttGGCTCTGTCTAAGGGTAAACACATCCACCTACATACTTACAGATTAAAATGTTCTATCTCATTTGattaatttgtacaaaatgtGAAGTATAAAAATTACAAATTGCGGTTTTATGAGGGGTTATGTGCGTGCTATTTCTTGGTTGGGTGCAGTGACTTGGTGGAGTTTAACTGGTTATCTGGCAACCTGTGAGTGATGATAAGACTCTGGTCTTAGtaggtaggcagattttgtttccttttgacAGAACCAGACAAGCTGCTTCCCCTTCTTTACAGTCTTTATATCATCTCACTTTAAAACTGAACATTCACTGTTGGCCATCATGTAGATATGTAAAATAGATCAAATCTATCATATTTTATGGTTTATAACACGTTATCTTCCTGCTGCCTAGGCATTCTCAGGTCTCCTGGGGCTGGAAGATCTCACAATAGAGCGCTGCAACCTGACATCCATCTCTGGCCAGACGCTGTCTTACCTCCGCAGCCTGGTCACCCTTCGCCTCCGTCACCTCAGCATCATTGCCCTGGAGGACCAAAACTTCCGCAAGCTCTCCAACCTGCGGGGTCTGGACATCGATCACTGGCCATACTTGGAGTACATCTCCCCTCTTAGTTTCCAGGGCCTGGACCTCCACTGGCTCTCCATCACCAACACCAACATCACCTCTGTCCCCTCTGCTTCATTCAAGAACCTGGTGCACCTCACCCACCTCAACCTGTCCTACAATCCCATCACCACCCTAGAGCCCTGGGCCTTCAAGGATCTGCTGAGGCTGAAGGATCTCATCATGGTAAGCACAGGGTTGATGACAGTGGAGCTCCATGCCCTTGGAGGCCTCCGACAGATCCGGGTCCTCAACTTCTCCTCCAACGACCTGCAGACTCTGGAAGAGGGCTCCTTCCACTCTGTCAACAGTCTGGAGACCCTCAGAGTGGATGGGAACCCCCTGATGTGTGACTGCCGTCTGTTGTGGATCCTGCAAAGACGCAAGACCCTCAACTTTGACGGCAGAGTGCCGGTGTGTGCTGGGCCGGTGGAGGTGCAAGGGGTCAGCCTCAGCGCCTTCACCGATTCTGCACTCTTCGATCACTTTACATGCCAGAAACCTAAGATACGCAACCGTAAGCTGCAGCAGGTAATAAAGATGATTACATTTAGATTTAATACTTAATTAATACTTATGGTTTGATTACTGAGGTTATGCTAATTGCTTCTACAAGTACAAAAAGTATTCTGtgataatgtgtttttctgactCTCCTACATTTATTAGTCCATGCACTCCTTTCCTCCACGTCCCGCAGGTGACCGCTCGTGAGGGCCAGCCAGTCAGTTTTCTGTGTAGAGCTGAAGGAGAACCTGCTCCTGCTATTGTCTGGATTTCCCCACAGCGGCGACGGATCACAGCTAAGAGTTCAGGGCGCATTACTGTTCTCCCTAGTGGCACCCTGGAGATCCGCTACGCCCAGCTTACTGACAGCGGAACATACATCTGCATCGCCAGTAACGCAGGAGGCAATGACACCTACTTCGCCACACTCACAGTGCGTGGGCAGCCGCTAGATGCCGCCTCTGCCTTCTTTCTCAACCGCTCGCTGTATAGCGGCGACTTCTTCAACGACACAAATCTGAATAGCACACGTGTTTTCCTCAAGTTCACTTTGGACCTAACCACCATCTTGGTCTCCACGGCAATGGGTTGCATCACCTTCCTGGGGGTGGTCCTCTTCTGTTTCCTGCTGTTGTTCGTGTGGAGCCGGGGACGCGGCCAACGCAAGAACAACTTCACAGTGGAGTACTCTTTCCGGAAATCTGAACCCGCCACTGGAGGCACCTCTGGAGGGACCAGGAAGTTCAACATGAAAATGATATGAAACAACGCAGCCAGGGGTCACTCGGGGGAGGCATGAGCACGTCCCAAAAACGTGTTtgacacacgcaaacacacacagccactgaCTCGCAAAGAAGTTTTAAAGCACAATTCAAGTTTCTGTCTATGGCTCTATTCAGAATTGAGTGCCCACATCAAAACTGGAGCCATGACTCGATTTGGTTTGATttgtgaatgaaaacaaatttacCCTGACCTCTCTGCCTCGCAGTGGTTTTATTCAGCTTGTGGTGAAAAGCATGTTTAAAGGATACAGTAAGGAACAACTGGTAGTTTTGAAAGCGCTATCTGTCATCCACGCTTCATAAGAATAATAGAGTTAAGAATTATAGGAGATAAGGTTTTGAAATTGTCATGATTACTGAGCTGTGGAATACTGGTAGTCCTGTGTCTAGGTTACATTAATGAGGAAATTTAAAAGATTTCCTTTTTTCATCTAAATTTCCCTTTACTGTATGCTGTGCAGTCGGggattttaaaagaaatgtaatgcAGGGATACCTGGCTACCATCCATTTGTAGAATTTGTAGCTGTGCTCTTCTAAAGTCTGCCTTGTTAAGAATCATGCATGTAGAAACGCAGTTGAGAGTTAAGTTGTAAGTTTATACCACTGAATAAAACAAATTGTTCTGAAAGACAGGTTGAACATGTTTttctataaaacatttaatagcCACCTTTATCTATTCTGACCACGGCTGAACTGTGAAGAGGGTTCTGTAGGGTCAAACACTTGAAACCACACATTAACATTATCatatgtcatttgttttaatgaGCAAAAGCTCATTGGATGTAACATATGATCGGACAATATCTGATAAGGAGCAATGGATGTGGATCATTCACATAGATGACAAATAGACAAAAGAAATACAATTTGGCCTTTTCTTCTTTGTGAGATCTTGTGACAACGTTAGCTGTGTGAGTTTGGGACGAGCACACTGGCCAAGAGCTGCTGTGGCTGCCCGTGGCCCGGAGGGTTTGGTTAGGAAGTCAAGCCTACCGGACACAGGCCGCCACAGTAACCATAGCAACCAACACGAGACAGCAGGAGGCACCAGGGCTGGTGGCCACTGGAGGGTTGCTGGGTAGAAGGGGAGAAAAGTCAATGTGACCTCTTCTCTCTCTAACCTACATCACAAGCCCCCGTTCATCCTCTTTCATCAACAGGAGAGGGTCGACCTGCCGGCCTCCACCCTGCGCCCCTGCTCTCTGCTGTATTGGTGGCCTGACCTTCCCAGCGCTGCCAGGGGGGAGCAGCCTGGAGAGTTGGGTCACTCAGAGGCAGACAGaggacacacagtaacactgtaGGGGTCTTCACGTAAACAAACACTCATCCTAttagagaaaaacacacatagcAACACATGTATAGCACCTTTTCTCAGGAAAAGTGAAGGAACTACCCTACAGAGTGAGGGTATCTACACAAACTTACTCTGTTAAAATATAACATTCCAGCAATACTGTATGTAGAGCCATAAAGCCAAAATTCATTCTCTAAGAGAGAACTGATGTAAATTGGTGAGTGAAGAAACAAAGCCATAGTATGTgtaggttgtttttttatagcGTGTGCATGATT
This genomic window contains:
- the LOC123972650 gene encoding leucine-rich repeat and immunoglobulin-like domain-containing nogo receptor-interacting protein 3 produces the protein MIGSPGPGGRALVPWLSEWRWVLAALLVAIITLSLPGSSQACPPRCECSAQLRSVSCQRRRLTNIPEGIPTETQLLDLSKNRLRWVQTGDLAPYPRLEEVDLSENLIATLEPNAFASLQSLKVLKLRGNQLKLVPMGAFAKLGNLTSLDLSENKMVILLDYTFQDLRSLKHLEVGDNDLVYISHKAFSGLLGLEDLTIERCNLTSISGQTLSYLRSLVTLRLRHLSIIALEDQNFRKLSNLRGLDIDHWPYLEYISPLSFQGLDLHWLSITNTNITSVPSASFKNLVHLTHLNLSYNPITTLEPWAFKDLLRLKDLIMVSTGLMTVELHALGGLRQIRVLNFSSNDLQTLEEGSFHSVNSLETLRVDGNPLMCDCRLLWILQRRKTLNFDGRVPVCAGPVEVQGVSLSAFTDSALFDHFTCQKPKIRNRKLQQVTAREGQPVSFLCRAEGEPAPAIVWISPQRRRITAKSSGRITVLPSGTLEIRYAQLTDSGTYICIASNAGGNDTYFATLTVRGQPLDAASAFFLNRSLYSGDFFNDTNLNSTRVFLKFTLDLTTILVSTAMGCITFLGVVLFCFLLLFVWSRGRGQRKNNFTVEYSFRKSEPATGGTSGGTRKFNMKMI